Proteins co-encoded in one uncultured Methanomethylovorans sp. genomic window:
- a CDS encoding tetratricopeptide repeat protein, translating into MLGILKAMLWYDLGRYEQSIKCCDKALEINPKYEYAWAFKGDALSYLGRHEEAITCYDKALEINSKYEYAWAFKGDALSGLSRYEETIKCCDKALEINSKSEVAWAFKGNSLSGLSRYEESNRIL; encoded by the coding sequence ATGCTTGGAATCTTAAAAGCAATGCTATGGTATGATCTTGGCCGATATGAACAATCAATAAAATGCTGTGACAAAGCTCTGGAAATCAACCCGAAATATGAGTATGCTTGGGCTTTTAAGGGCGATGCTCTGTCTTATCTTGGCCGACATGAAGAAGCAATAACATGCTATGACAAAGCACTGGAAATCAACTCGAAATATGAGTATGCTTGGGCTTTTAAGGGCGATGCTCTGTCTGGTCTTAGTCGATATGAAGAAACAATCAAATGCTGTGACAAAGCTCTGGAAATCAACTCGAAATCTGAGGTTGCTTGGGCTTTTAAGGGCAATTCTCTGTCTGGTCTTAGTCGATATGAAGAAAGCAATAGAATATTGTGA